The Branchiostoma floridae strain S238N-H82 chromosome 1, Bfl_VNyyK, whole genome shotgun sequence sequence GACTAGTATAACTTGTGTAACATTATGAAAGCTCTTGATAATCAGTGTGGTGAAGTGTGATAGGATTCTTGTGCCATAGCCACAATGCCGGTTGGTTAAGCCAGAAACACTGTGAAACCCATGGTTTGCTATTCGTTTTTGCATGTGTGTAATGTCACAATCACGtaaatatgaatacaaacacaagTTCAAATTTAACAGGCAACCTCCTGGTGCAAAGTGGAAATTTTGATCCAAAGTCAATAGTGTCTTTCGTGTTTTTCTGTAATAGTAATAAAAGTAATAGtgaattttattgtttttgcATTCTGCTTTATTCTAAGTCATTAACCCTCCGACTATTTATTGCTGGTCCGCACCTAATttgaaacaaaagtacaaatgtattctaACGTACATATATAACGTGTATTGTTTGGTGAGCAAAAAGCAAATAATGATTCTATCCCAAACGTCACATCAATGTATATTGTAAGGGTAAGGATGTGCATCAGTTGAAGATGTAAACAGTGTTTTCATCTGCGAAAGGTAGAAAAGGTAGAAAGGGTAGAAAGACGTGGTTTGCATGGCAGCATTTAGAAAAGACATCattcaaaatttaaactttCTCTAAATCATGAAATGTTAGGCAGATATTAACGCCTAATAACAAAGATTGCAAATTGATAGATGAGATTGATACCTTGTAGAAACAAACACCAACCTTTGCAGCATGACTACTTTTGTAATAAGATGAGATGCAACTATTACAGAACTGTGTGTtactacaaagtttaacatgcaGTATACAAACAGTGGGCATTATCATATAGGTTGAGATGCAGATCAGATACTCTATAAAAGTCATCGCAAAACTAGACTTGTTTAGACGCAACCCAATCTACTGGTTTCCACATCTGGTGAGGTCTCGTGTCTCCTCACTGGTCCTGTGGGTTTAAAGGAACGGATAAAATTcgctgaaaacaaacaaacaaacaaacaaacaggtaaatagACAAGACAACATCTCCTCTACTTCATCTTGTAATGACCCAGTTCCTGTATATCCCAACTGGATAACAAAACACTTTAAAGCTGCCTGAAGGCGGCTATGCTATATGAATATATCGTAGCACGGGTTTTCCGCTTACCTCGACTGGCTGTGCGACGAGGCCACACAGCGGCGCCTCTAGCATCTGCAACTCAGTCCTTAGCACGTCGAACTTGTACCAGGACCCCGCGTTGGATGGCCGTGACAGAACTTTCTGTGGcacacaatacaacaaaacgCAACGTTAAAACCATATATTCAATCTAGAGTGAAATTTGGATGTAAGTCAAAGCTGAAAGAAAGGCAGCCTACTGGCACATGCATGATcggtatatgtacatgtacctcgaGTTCCAAACGGAGCTCATTCTTCTTCTCATGAGCAGGGTCACCAGTCCCTATCTGTAACATCGGATTAACACACGTCAGTTGCACAGCTGTGCTAACAAGAAACAGTACCAGTGGTACATGGACCTATAACACCAGCATATGCCTGTGATACCGAAGCATATATAGTTAGAGGAATATGACACTCTTAAAGTTCAAATGTGGaaagttacctattctttctgcgcagtgattgactcatccatatgaagctatggggtggtgcctggagtcgcgcgaagatgtgatacatataacattccccagactgagtgggtgggtgggtgggcgggCGAAAAAGAAAAACTACGCTCCATCGTGCCTACCTCTTTTCCCTTGTCCCACTCCTTCTATCCCATGTTCACGTCTTCGACGGATTCCAGGCTGTGCGgatgagtccgtcaaactgcatgtgaatagtctatcctgcctttatatgggattgggtcttcgcctaatataggcatcgccaatcacagcgcaggaaagatagttacctattctttctgcgcagtgattgactcatccatatgaagctatggggtggtgccttcCGTCGCGCCTCTTCTTTTTAGTATCATTACCTGAGTTGCGTGGCATCCAAGCTTCTTGGTGCGTGTGTGGGTTCTAGGAGACCAACCGCTGACTCCACGCTAATATGGAACGCGTGCGGTGTATACTCAAGGACGACAGTGGACGCATAGTCAACATACTCAACATAGTCTCGTATTGACAACTTCTTATGGAACCGTTCCATGATGGTAAAACACCAGCACCACACAGTGCGTGACGTNNNNNNNNNNNNNNNNNNNNNNNNNNNNNNNNNNNNNNNNNNNNNNNNNNNNNNNNNNNNNNNNNNNNNNNNNNNNNNNNNNNNNNNNNNNNNNNNNNNNACAATATTGGCGCTACTATTCTTCCCTCTTACATATGCATACCTCCTACTATTCCTAATCTCATCCTAACTTTCCTTCACTCCATCGTTCTTAAATATCCATACCTCCTACTATCCCCAATCTCATCTTAACCTTCCTTGACTCTATCGttctctcccactctcatccttacttctcccactctcatccgccaagttcttcacaccatcattctctattcctttctaccccaacctccattcattattcttttattcgtGTCCTGCTTATCGGAAGTGAATCAACTACAATAAAACTAATGTGCAGTCtaatactttttatttcttgtatCGCCGGCGGTCCTCTTCTAAAAACTACTAGAAGTGTCCTCTGTCAGATGTTGCAAACTCCAAACATACTTCCAACCCCATAAATAGAATAGACACGGTACGTAACAATGGTCTATTATCGCAGCAGATGTAACTTTCGTATAACGGATCTCTCCAAATTCGACGTACACAAATGGCCCAGACATATTGCAAGAATAAATACCCAATATAATCCCATTTCTCCCTATCAGAACTCgggtataaacaaaaaaatgtcgacattcggtttcaaatatttgtttcaactgccgtttAGCAAACCAAGCTACGTCACATACATTGGGATAattgtatctaaacaaaaaatctgtattgaagTGTTAGAGTCCTCCTCACTACTGTTCTAGCTTTTCACTGATAACAACCTCTCTGGAAAATCCACTAACACTTGAATTGATACATACTTGACGAAACCAGTTTTGGCCAATGCCGTTTTGCGCTGGGTAGCCAACCCTATATTACTAGGTCTAGCTTGGAAAGCATATGTGATAAATTgaagacattttattttatgtgcagCAAAACCTTCATGTCTTCTATAAATAAGCCTTAACCCTGTGTGTGCCAATAAAGGCTGAAAATTAGAAAGTAAGCAGTGACCNNNNNNNNNNNNNNNNNNNNNNNNNNNNNNNNNNNNNNNNNNNNNNNNNNNNNNNNNNNNNNNNNNNNNNNNNNNNNNNNNNNNNNNN is a genomic window containing:
- the LOC118430853 gene encoding uncharacterized protein LOC118430853 isoform X1 (The sequence of the model RefSeq protein was modified relative to this genomic sequence to represent the inferred CDS: added 189 bases not found in genome assembly) encodes the protein MKKLQPLVSVYYFTDLPQEMVGSVHAQNHPHSGFPLNHPATDFHFGPVYNMAGFGNWGPQSRGIGTGDPAHEKKNELRLELEKVLSRPSNAGSWYKFDVLRTELQMLEAPLCGLVAQPVERILSVPLNPQDQ